Proteins encoded in a region of the Chryseobacterium piperi genome:
- a CDS encoding glycoside hydrolase family 13 protein, with protein sequence MKKIYVIWALSAASFAFSQLKTVERVEPAFWWKGMKNPELQILVYGKGLADNEIELSDGIQIKDIRKVENPNYVFVTVNTNEINVPAFKINIKKGKKKIGSYTYELKPRQSGSADRESFSSKDVMYLIMPDRFANGDEKNDSRPDLIEKANRKLPNGRHGGDLRGIINNLDYIQNLGATSVWLTPVTEDNEKVYSYHGYAQTDLYKIDGRYGTNEEYRELSRELNKRKMKLVLDYVTNHWGVSHWMIKDLPTKDWIHWFDEGEKGFYRSNYKTTTQFDTNASEIDKKYALDGWFDTTMPDINQKNPLVLKYLIQNAIWWIEYAELGGFRVDTYPYNDKEAMAKWAKAITDEYPKFNIVGETWLNTAGYISAWQKDSKTGEAAHYNSNLPSVMDFMLYGDMPKAFNEKEGWDSGLNKLYNVFTSDFLYPDINNVMVFFENHDTERWNEIFKANPQAYKMALTVISTVRGIPQIYYGSEIGMRGDKKTGGDADIRRDFPGGWKSDPQNAFNTATQTAEQKEFYEFSQKLLNWRKGKEVIHTGKTKNYIPQDNVFVYFRYNEKESVMVIVNSNEKEQTLDLKRFAESLGTVQKGKEILSGKELSLEKTLAIPAKSSMIIELQK encoded by the coding sequence ATGAAAAAAATATACGTGATATGGGCTCTTTCAGCAGCTTCATTTGCTTTTTCACAACTAAAAACAGTAGAAAGGGTAGAACCTGCCTTCTGGTGGAAAGGAATGAAAAACCCTGAACTTCAGATACTGGTGTATGGGAAGGGGCTTGCAGACAATGAAATTGAGCTTTCGGACGGCATTCAGATAAAAGACATCCGGAAAGTTGAAAACCCTAATTATGTTTTCGTTACAGTAAACACCAATGAAATTAATGTTCCTGCATTTAAAATCAATATTAAAAAAGGAAAGAAAAAAATTGGATCTTATACCTATGAGTTAAAACCAAGACAAAGTGGTTCAGCCGATCGTGAATCTTTTAGTTCTAAAGATGTTATGTATCTGATTATGCCGGATCGTTTTGCCAATGGGGATGAAAAAAACGACTCACGTCCCGATCTGATTGAAAAAGCAAACAGAAAACTTCCCAACGGAAGACATGGCGGAGACCTTCGTGGGATTATCAACAATCTGGATTATATTCAAAATTTAGGGGCTACATCAGTGTGGTTGACACCGGTTACTGAAGATAATGAAAAAGTCTATTCTTACCACGGATATGCACAGACGGATCTTTATAAAATCGATGGCCGTTATGGGACCAACGAAGAATACCGTGAGCTGTCCCGTGAGTTAAATAAGAGAAAAATGAAATTGGTGCTGGATTATGTGACGAATCACTGGGGAGTATCCCATTGGATGATTAAAGACCTTCCTACCAAAGACTGGATTCATTGGTTTGATGAGGGGGAAAAAGGCTTTTACCGTTCTAACTATAAAACGACTACTCAATTCGATACCAATGCTTCGGAAATCGATAAAAAATATGCCCTGGACGGATGGTTTGATACCACTATGCCGGATATCAATCAAAAAAATCCTTTAGTTCTGAAATACCTGATTCAAAATGCTATCTGGTGGATCGAATATGCTGAATTGGGGGGATTTCGTGTAGATACCTATCCATACAATGATAAAGAAGCTATGGCAAAATGGGCTAAAGCCATCACGGATGAATATCCGAAATTTAATATTGTTGGAGAAACGTGGCTCAATACGGCGGGCTATATTTCAGCATGGCAGAAAGATTCCAAAACGGGAGAAGCGGCTCATTATAATTCGAACCTGCCATCGGTTATGGATTTCATGTTATATGGAGATATGCCCAAAGCATTTAATGAAAAAGAAGGTTGGGATAGCGGATTGAATAAATTGTATAATGTATTCACCAGTGACTTTCTCTATCCGGATATCAATAATGTGATGGTTTTTTTTGAAAACCATGATACGGAACGATGGAATGAAATTTTTAAAGCCAATCCACAAGCATATAAAATGGCACTTACTGTAATTTCAACGGTGCGTGGAATTCCGCAGATTTATTATGGTTCCGAAATTGGAATGAGAGGGGATAAAAAAACAGGTGGCGATGCTGATATTCGTAGAGACTTTCCCGGAGGATGGAAATCGGATCCGCAAAATGCTTTCAATACTGCTACCCAAACTGCAGAACAGAAAGAGTTCTATGAGTTTTCTCAAAAACTACTCAACTGGAGAAAAGGAAAAGAAGTGATTCATACAGGAAAAACTAAAAACTATATTCCCCAGGACAATGTTTTCGTATATTTCAGGTATAATGAAAAAGAAAGTGTAATGGTTATAGTCAACAGTAATGAAAAGGAACAGACTCTCGATCTGAAACGTTTTGCTGAATCTTTGGGAACAGTTCAAAAAGGAAAAGAAATTCTTTCAGGGAAAGAACTGTCTTTGGAGAAAACCTTAGCTATACCGGCAAAAAGTTCCATGATTATCGAACTTCAAAAATAA
- a CDS encoding glycoside hydrolase family 97 protein encodes MKKITVGALLFSMMFAGVNAQTLKSPDGKFEMNFQLKQGVPYYNLKYNGAVVVEDSKLGLRLFKDSAIKFASEIAKSEDAKFDLNNGFTKTEEKRDSKNETWQPVLGEKKNYINHYNELAVTLNQASTDRSIVVKFRLFNDGLGFRYEFPQQKNLNYFVIREEDSEIDFPTDMKAWWIVADYDSQEYQYQETRISEIPAKWDKAFDANASQSLVKNAVQSPLMLKKEGKNPLYVNVAEAAVLDYPASHLEVDAQNFKFKTHLTADRQGAKGYIQTPSVTPWRTIIVSPKAEEVMDSKMIFNLNEPTKYKDTSYIHPTKYMGVWWEMIIGKSQWAYSTAENVHLGKTDFTKLTPNGKHAANNTKVKEYIDFAAENGFQGLLIEGWNIGWEDWFGHSKEFVFDFITPYPDFDIKMLNEYAHSKGIKLIMHHETSGSATNYERWSDKAFQLMNKYGYDAVKTGYVGDIIPRGEHHYSQWTINHYYRIAEKANDYKIMINSHESVRPTGESRTYPNYISAEAARGTEYEAFGGNNADHQTILPFTRWMGGSMDYTPGIFQTKLDYYFPGDTRFVKTTLVKQLALYVTMYMPLQMAADLPENYKKHMDAFQFIKDVAADWDDTKILAAEPGDYVVTARKAKGTENWFVGGITDENKREYTVDFSFLDKGQKYEATIYEDGKDADYIDNPQSYNIYKKQITSKSKINFKMARSGGFAISIKPVK; translated from the coding sequence ATGAAGAAAATTACAGTTGGAGCTTTATTGTTCTCAATGATGTTCGCAGGCGTTAATGCACAAACTTTAAAATCACCGGACGGAAAGTTTGAAATGAACTTTCAGTTAAAGCAGGGGGTTCCTTATTATAACTTAAAATATAACGGAGCGGTTGTTGTTGAAGATTCTAAATTAGGATTGAGATTATTTAAAGACTCAGCTATCAAATTTGCCTCTGAAATTGCAAAATCTGAAGATGCAAAATTTGATCTGAACAATGGTTTTACAAAAACAGAAGAGAAAAGGGATTCCAAAAATGAAACATGGCAACCTGTTCTTGGAGAAAAGAAAAACTATATCAACCATTATAATGAATTAGCGGTTACGCTTAACCAGGCTTCTACAGACAGAAGTATTGTGGTGAAATTCAGATTATTCAATGATGGATTAGGATTCAGATATGAATTCCCACAACAGAAAAACCTTAATTATTTTGTCATCAGAGAAGAGGATTCTGAAATTGATTTCCCTACTGATATGAAGGCATGGTGGATTGTAGCTGATTATGATTCCCAGGAATATCAGTATCAGGAAACTAGAATCTCTGAAATTCCGGCAAAATGGGATAAAGCCTTTGATGCCAATGCTTCTCAGTCATTGGTTAAAAATGCAGTTCAGTCGCCTTTAATGTTAAAAAAAGAAGGAAAGAATCCGTTATATGTGAATGTTGCAGAAGCAGCTGTTCTGGATTACCCGGCATCACATTTAGAGGTAGATGCTCAGAATTTTAAATTCAAAACGCATCTTACGGCCGATAGGCAGGGAGCTAAAGGATATATTCAGACGCCTTCAGTTACCCCTTGGAGAACGATTATCGTTTCACCGAAAGCTGAAGAAGTGATGGATTCAAAGATGATTTTTAATCTTAATGAACCTACAAAATATAAAGATACTTCATATATTCATCCTACAAAATACATGGGTGTTTGGTGGGAAATGATCATCGGGAAATCCCAATGGGCCTATTCTACGGCAGAAAACGTTCATTTAGGTAAAACCGATTTTACCAAATTAACCCCTAACGGAAAACATGCAGCAAACAATACAAAAGTTAAAGAATATATTGATTTTGCCGCTGAAAACGGTTTCCAGGGACTTTTAATTGAAGGCTGGAATATCGGTTGGGAAGATTGGTTTGGTCATTCCAAAGAATTTGTTTTTGACTTCATTACCCCTTATCCGGATTTCGATATCAAAATGTTAAATGAATATGCTCATTCTAAAGGAATCAAACTGATCATGCACCATGAAACATCAGGTTCGGCAACGAATTACGAAAGATGGTCTGATAAGGCATTCCAGCTGATGAACAAATATGGATATGATGCTGTGAAAACTGGATATGTAGGAGATATTATTCCAAGAGGAGAGCATCATTATTCTCAGTGGACGATCAATCATTATTATAGAATTGCAGAAAAAGCGAATGACTATAAAATCATGATCAATTCTCATGAATCTGTACGTCCTACGGGAGAAAGCCGTACGTATCCGAACTATATTTCTGCAGAAGCAGCACGTGGAACGGAATATGAAGCATTTGGCGGAAACAACGCGGATCACCAGACTATTTTACCATTCACGAGATGGATGGGTGGTTCAATGGATTATACCCCGGGAATTTTCCAGACTAAGCTGGATTATTATTTCCCTGGTGATACTCGTTTTGTGAAAACGACTTTGGTGAAACAATTGGCACTTTATGTTACGATGTATATGCCGCTTCAGATGGCTGCAGACTTACCTGAAAACTATAAAAAGCATATGGATGCTTTCCAGTTTATTAAAGATGTAGCAGCGGATTGGGATGATACTAAAATATTAGCAGCAGAACCTGGAGATTATGTTGTAACAGCCAGAAAAGCTAAAGGAACTGAAAACTGGTTTGTGGGTGGTATTACCGATGAAAACAAACGTGAATACACTGTAGATTTCTCTTTCCTGGATAAAGGTCAAAAATATGAAGCAACGATTTATGAAGATGGAAAAGATGCTGATTATATTGATAATCCACAAAGCTATAATATCTACAAAAAGCAAATTACAAGCAAGTCTAAAATCAATTTTAAAATGGCGAGAAGTGGAGGTTTTGCAATTTCCATCAAACCAGTGAAGTAA
- a CDS encoding SusE domain-containing protein: MKNIFKISFVLILGFLLYSCEDDDKTVIGEGTPPSLKSDVTSVVLESDNNDDKAITFEWVNSNYGINLEISNSLEFALKGSDFASPKLTVIEGGLTKRSLTVEELNTIILSMGVGTAAPTQIEVRLKSEIPNYRTYYSNVIALTVTPYITELPSFYLVGDASSVGWSEVNAKLLYKKDNFSTIYTYLENGKSFRFLGQQAWSPLNYSLDATGMNNDYKYFKTWSPNLVAAPSENIQFTGTTGMYKIAINADPAQKSIVVSPSSVNVWNPANLYIVGTVNGWDVANAIAMTNLGDGKFEYTTTLAAASEFKFLGQQSWGSLDWGNIESAGNTGYLGPKDSNGNIKFDGTGGNYKISVDLKLGVYKIQPL; encoded by the coding sequence ATGAAAAATATATTTAAAATATCATTCGTTCTCATTTTAGGATTTTTACTGTACTCTTGTGAGGATGACGATAAAACAGTTATAGGAGAAGGAACTCCTCCTTCCTTAAAATCTGATGTAACTTCTGTAGTATTGGAAAGTGATAATAATGATGATAAGGCAATAACTTTTGAATGGGTTAATTCTAATTATGGAATCAACCTTGAAATTAGTAATTCTTTAGAGTTTGCATTAAAAGGGTCAGATTTTGCATCTCCAAAATTAACTGTAATTGAAGGGGGATTAACTAAACGTTCACTCACTGTTGAAGAGCTTAATACAATCATTTTATCTATGGGAGTTGGTACTGCTGCTCCCACTCAAATCGAAGTTCGTTTAAAATCAGAGATACCTAATTATAGAACCTATTATTCTAATGTGATTGCTCTAACGGTAACTCCGTATATAACAGAACTTCCTTCTTTTTATCTGGTAGGTGATGCTTCATCAGTAGGCTGGAGTGAGGTAAATGCTAAATTATTATACAAGAAAGATAATTTTTCAACCATCTATACTTATTTGGAAAATGGTAAATCTTTCAGATTCTTAGGTCAGCAGGCATGGTCTCCTTTAAACTATAGTTTGGATGCAACGGGAATGAATAATGATTACAAATATTTTAAAACCTGGTCTCCTAATTTAGTGGCTGCACCTTCTGAAAATATCCAATTTACAGGAACGACGGGAATGTACAAAATAGCTATTAATGCGGATCCAGCACAAAAAAGTATTGTTGTTTCTCCTTCTTCTGTCAATGTTTGGAATCCTGCTAATTTGTACATCGTAGGAACTGTTAACGGTTGGGATGTAGCTAATGCTATTGCAATGACGAATCTTGGCGACGGAAAATTTGAATATACAACTACTCTTGCTGCAGCTTCAGAATTTAAATTTTTAGGACAGCAGAGTTGGGGAAGTTTAGATTGGGGAAATATAGAAAGTGCTGGTAATACAGGCTATCTTGGACCTAAAGACAGCAATGGAAATATTAAATTTGATGGAACAGGAGGAAATTATAAAATTTCTGTTGATTTAAAGTTAGGCGTTTATAAAATACAGCCTTTATAA
- a CDS encoding RagB/SusD family nutrient uptake outer membrane protein, translating to MKKIKIYSLLAVGLLFASCTNDLETQPKFDLTLEELLIRDPNAMEGLLSRMYSTFALSSVSGPGDSDIAGANAGESPFIRGLVNLNDFTADGMKNRWGDNGLDQLTTTTGWNSNNKFFKYVYDRIYYTIPQTTNLILILKNKVEVPNEDQYISELRFLRALSYYYLIDFFGKGPLVNDDTFETLTPLPEASRIELFNFVESELKDIEAKIAPSNTYGRANQAVVEMLLAKLYLNAEVYTGTARYNDAATYAAKVIASGKYQLESNFIKNFRADNNTSKEIIFPLIADATSSQSFGNTTYIVNGNLNSTTMNLATYGATEGWGGHRATKAWYGLFGSSAAELASTSDTRARLFWTTGHNYEMTDYKEWTDGYPSIKYTNRNTDGTGNVTAFSSTDFPLFRLADTYLIYAECALRGASTATIPQGLTYVNLIRSRANANPLSNISLQNILDERGRELGLEGVRRQDLIRYGRFTGATYLWPWKGGVLNGTSISANYNVFPIPVSALQANPNLKQNPGY from the coding sequence ATGAAAAAAATAAAAATATATAGTTTATTAGCAGTGGGGTTGCTTTTTGCTTCTTGTACCAATGATTTAGAAACACAGCCAAAGTTTGACCTGACTTTGGAGGAGCTTCTAATAAGGGATCCCAATGCTATGGAAGGGCTTCTATCCAGAATGTATTCTACATTTGCACTTTCAAGTGTAAGTGGTCCGGGTGATTCTGATATCGCTGGAGCCAATGCTGGAGAATCCCCATTTATCAGAGGTTTAGTAAATCTTAATGATTTTACAGCAGATGGAATGAAAAACCGTTGGGGAGATAATGGTCTGGATCAATTAACGACTACTACAGGATGGAATTCAAATAATAAATTTTTTAAATATGTTTATGATAGAATTTATTATACAATACCACAAACTACGAACCTAATCCTGATCCTTAAAAATAAAGTAGAGGTACCTAACGAAGATCAGTATATTAGTGAATTACGTTTTTTAAGAGCATTATCTTATTATTATCTAATTGACTTTTTCGGTAAGGGACCACTAGTTAATGATGATACTTTTGAAACTTTAACACCACTTCCGGAAGCGTCCAGAATTGAGCTTTTTAATTTCGTGGAATCTGAACTTAAAGATATTGAAGCGAAAATTGCACCATCCAATACTTATGGAAGAGCTAATCAGGCTGTTGTAGAAATGCTGTTGGCAAAACTTTATTTAAATGCTGAAGTATACACTGGAACTGCGAGATATAATGATGCAGCTACGTATGCTGCAAAAGTAATCGCTAGCGGGAAATATCAACTAGAGTCAAACTTCATTAAAAACTTTAGAGCAGATAACAATACATCAAAAGAAATTATTTTTCCATTAATCGCAGATGCTACTTCATCTCAAAGTTTTGGTAATACTACTTATATTGTGAATGGTAATTTGAATTCTACGACAATGAATTTAGCAACTTATGGCGCTACTGAAGGTTGGGGAGGACATAGAGCTACGAAAGCATGGTATGGTCTTTTTGGTTCCAGTGCAGCAGAACTTGCCAGTACTAGCGATACAAGAGCTCGTCTTTTTTGGACAACAGGACATAATTATGAGATGACAGATTACAAAGAATGGACGGATGGCTATCCGTCAATTAAATATACCAATAGAAATACCGATGGTACTGGAAATGTAACTGCATTTTCTTCCACAGACTTTCCATTGTTTAGATTGGCAGATACTTATCTTATCTACGCTGAATGTGCGCTTAGAGGAGCGTCCACTGCTACTATTCCGCAAGGACTTACTTATGTTAATTTAATACGTTCAAGAGCTAATGCAAATCCTTTATCAAATATTTCATTGCAGAACATATTAGATGAGAGAGGTAGAGAACTTGGTTTAGAAGGAGTAAGAAGACAGGATTTAATTCGATATGGAAGATTTACAGGGGCAACTTATTTATGGCCTTGGAAAGGAGGGGTTTTAAACGGAACTTCTATTTCTGCTAATTATAATGTATTTCCAATTCCTGTTTCGGCATTGCAGGCAAATCCTAATTTGAAACAAAATCCTGGGTATTAA
- a CDS encoding SusC/RagA family TonB-linked outer membrane protein, whose protein sequence is MKNFTTVLKIAPAFLLASTVMHAQIKDTATKEKKIEEVVLIGFGAKKKTDLTGSVTAVTEKDFNKGAIVSADQLIQGKAPGVRITTAGGSPDSAPNIRIRGGASLSASNNPLIVIDGIPLDSTNPAGIQNPLALINPNDIESFSILKDASATAIYGARASNGVILIKTKSGGGRLKMSFSTNVSVGQVTKYIDVMDSGQYVNFIKSYFPNDVWKLGVGGSPDNPTTMGRIFDTNWQDVVYRTSVSTDNNFSASGNLFKRLPIRLSLGYNRAEGVVRNDDLERYSAALRITPTFFDKHLKVDINAKGYKIDKNTVDAGGVIGSALSRNPTQPVYSRDVWGQAAGQNYFGGYYQNFYRANGVENLTYDSNPLGLLMQRHRPENTYRFLGNIELDYKFHFLPDLRAVVNMGIESSRTKIRETYDNNARNSVINLTYNSLNDIIYNPGLAYAENQFTNNRNLDAYLVYTRKINDFFTNFLIQGGYSYQDFRYDGNKEQFYADPSGSGLRIPQPNRANPTFGYFNHLNLQSFFGRTNIDILNKYLFTASLRADASSLFNGFNNQWGYFPSAAFAWKMQEESFLKNSTAVKELKLRIGWGQTGQQDITGPAGGFYPSRPLFSLGSENSQYLPGFNIYSALGFNPDLKWETTTSWNIGVDFSLFRGNIVSGSIDLYDRKSTDLLLKSPVPPGQGLTNEIVRNVGSLRNRGVEMNLNVNPIKTENVNWNVFGNLSYNKGKILELGYYDRISAGGGLPVGTGVNIAYHVVGLQPNSAWVFEQVYDTNGNPIADTFVDRNGDGKITNEDRYNAQLIPNFTFGFGTSLNYKNWDLTANFRGQIGGKVYDGRHVAQGFVNQARTPNSEHLSNLLDFSNGQYSPNLIQPTDNMYFSDYFLHDASFLRLDNVTLGYNIENIFGNKVSLRVYGSVNNAFIITKYKGQDPENFGGIDNNFYPRPRIYTVGFNFNF, encoded by the coding sequence GTGAAAAATTTTACAACGGTATTAAAAATTGCGCCCGCATTTTTATTGGCTAGTACAGTGATGCATGCGCAAATAAAAGATACAGCTACCAAGGAAAAAAAGATCGAAGAAGTTGTTCTGATTGGATTTGGTGCAAAGAAAAAGACAGATTTAACAGGTTCTGTTACGGCTGTTACTGAAAAAGATTTTAATAAAGGAGCTATTGTTTCGGCTGATCAGCTTATTCAGGGTAAAGCACCGGGTGTTAGAATTACTACTGCTGGTGGTTCTCCTGATTCAGCTCCTAATATTAGGATTCGTGGAGGGGCTTCTCTTAGTGCATCTAATAATCCATTAATTGTAATTGATGGAATTCCTCTTGATTCTACTAATCCGGCAGGTATTCAGAACCCTCTTGCATTAATTAACCCAAATGATATCGAATCTTTTTCTATACTAAAAGATGCTTCAGCAACCGCAATTTATGGGGCAAGGGCATCCAATGGTGTTATTCTGATCAAGACCAAATCAGGTGGAGGTAGGTTAAAAATGAGTTTTAGTACCAATGTTTCTGTAGGACAAGTAACAAAGTATATTGATGTAATGGATTCTGGTCAATATGTCAACTTTATTAAAAGCTACTTCCCTAACGATGTATGGAAACTAGGAGTAGGAGGAAGTCCGGATAATCCTACTACAATGGGAAGGATTTTTGATACTAACTGGCAGGATGTTGTTTATAGAACATCGGTATCAACAGATAATAACTTTAGTGCATCCGGAAATTTATTTAAAAGATTACCAATACGTTTATCTTTAGGTTATAATAGAGCGGAAGGAGTTGTAAGAAATGATGATTTAGAAAGATATTCTGCAGCCTTACGCATTACCCCTACCTTTTTTGATAAACACTTGAAGGTTGACATTAATGCAAAAGGATATAAAATAGATAAGAATACGGTAGATGCAGGGGGTGTTATTGGCTCTGCGTTATCAAGAAATCCCACACAACCAGTTTATAGTAGAGATGTCTGGGGGCAAGCTGCAGGACAAAACTATTTTGGGGGCTATTATCAAAATTTTTATAGAGCTAATGGTGTAGAGAATTTGACTTACGACTCTAATCCTTTAGGATTATTAATGCAAAGACATCGTCCTGAAAATACCTATAGATTTTTAGGAAATATTGAATTGGATTATAAGTTTCATTTTCTTCCAGATTTAAGAGCTGTTGTTAATATGGGAATTGAATCTTCCAGAACGAAGATTCGGGAGACCTATGATAATAATGCAAGAAATTCGGTTATTAATTTGACTTATAATTCTCTAAATGACATAATTTATAATCCTGGTTTAGCTTATGCTGAAAATCAGTTTACCAACAATAGAAATTTAGATGCCTATTTAGTTTACACTAGAAAAATTAATGATTTCTTCACCAACTTTTTAATACAAGGAGGATATTCTTACCAGGACTTTAGATATGATGGTAATAAAGAACAATTTTATGCAGATCCTTCAGGAAGTGGCCTTCGTATTCCACAACCGAATAGGGCTAACCCTACGTTTGGATATTTTAACCACCTTAATTTACAATCATTCTTTGGACGAACAAATATTGATATTTTAAATAAATATTTGTTCACAGCATCACTCCGAGCAGATGCTTCCTCGTTATTTAACGGGTTTAATAACCAATGGGGTTATTTTCCTTCTGCAGCTTTTGCCTGGAAAATGCAGGAAGAATCATTCCTGAAAAATTCTACAGCTGTAAAAGAATTAAAGCTGAGAATAGGCTGGGGTCAAACAGGGCAGCAAGATATAACGGGACCTGCAGGAGGCTTTTATCCATCAAGACCCTTATTTTCTCTAGGAAGTGAAAACTCTCAATATCTTCCAGGATTTAATATTTATTCAGCATTAGGTTTTAATCCTGATTTAAAATGGGAAACGACAACCAGCTGGAATATTGGGGTTGATTTTAGTTTATTTAGAGGAAATATTGTTTCAGGAAGTATTGATTTGTATGATAGAAAATCTACAGATCTACTATTGAAGTCACCAGTACCTCCAGGTCAGGGATTAACAAACGAAATTGTTAGAAATGTTGGTTCTTTACGTAACAGAGGGGTTGAAATGAATTTGAATGTTAATCCTATTAAAACAGAAAACGTTAACTGGAATGTGTTTGGTAACTTATCTTACAATAAGGGAAAAATATTAGAATTGGGATACTATGATAGGATTTCAGCAGGAGGAGGATTACCGGTTGGTACAGGAGTCAATATTGCTTATCATGTAGTGGGGCTGCAACCTAATTCGGCATGGGTGTTTGAGCAAGTCTATGATACTAATGGAAATCCAATTGCTGACACTTTTGTAGATAGAAATGGGGATGGTAAAATTACGAATGAGGATCGATATAATGCTCAATTAATTCCCAACTTTACTTTTGGATTTGGTACAAGTTTAAATTATAAAAACTGGGATCTTACGGCTAATTTTAGAGGACAAATTGGTGGAAAAGTATATGATGGAAGACATGTTGCACAAGGGTTTGTTAATCAGGCAAGAACACCTAATTCAGAGCACCTAAGTAATTTGTTGGATTTCAGTAATGGACAATATTCCCCTAATTTAATACAGCCAACTGATAATATGTATTTCTCAGATTACTTCTTGCATGATGCATCTTTTTTAAGATTAGATAATGTAACCTTAGGATATAATATTGAAAATATTTTTGGAAATAAAGTGAGTTTGAGAGTATATGGATCTGTGAATAATGCTTTTATTATTACAAAATATAAAGGCCAGGATCCGGAAAACTTTGGCGGAATTGATAATAATTTCTATCCAAGACCAAGGATTTATACAGTTGGATTTAATTTTAACTTTTAA